A DNA window from Hydra vulgaris chromosome 13, alternate assembly HydraT2T_AEP contains the following coding sequences:
- the LOC136089725 gene encoding uncharacterized protein LOC136089725: MNLELKLVEYAATRAELGFGFGKRQFKKYASDLATKHNLKFKRSTPSEKWWRSYNQRHKNLVLRKPEGTSSVYHQCMSMPKVAKYFYSLHEVLSDTRALLKPSLIWNMDESGLQMDFKPPKIIAKRGTKHLQSRTSGKRETITIIAAVNAAGGLVPPHLIVKGKTARSLHSFNTANAPSGSNWSFSETGWAKQGIAFLWFTSIFLPNIGRDRPQILIVDGHDSHNFVELLSVAIENNIYIVEMPAHCSHWLQPLDRAVFGPLKTYYNQTCHELMNEYPGVTIDKSTFCGLFKKAWDQALTAANIISGFRSCGIFPYNPSAVPSTAYLPNSVYSIQQLLDSNDLLESSLHPIKPDTKITISEYAIEEEVNFEVELINKPGNMSESKIDNNLINLDNNSLIWGTHLTHEQFTTFNFCI; encoded by the coding sequence ATGAATTTAGAGCTAAAACTTGTTGAATATGCCGCAACAAGAGCTGAACTTGGATTTGGATTTGGAAagagacaatttaaaaaatatgcatcaGATTTAGCCACAAAgcacaatttaaagtttaagcGTTCAACTCCTTCAGAAAAATGGTGGCGCTCATATAATCAGCgacataaaaatttagttttgcgAAAGCCTGAAGGTACTTCATCAGTCTATCATCAATGCATGTCTATGCCaaaagttgctaaatatttcTATTCCCTGCATGAAGTTTTGAGTGACACTCGTGCCCTTTTAAAGCCTTCATTAATTTGGAACATGGATGAGTCTGGGCTACAGATGGATTTTAAACCTCctaaaataattgcaaaaagaGGTACAAAACACCTTCAATCTCGCACATCTGGAAAACGTGAAACCATAACCATTATTGCTGCTGTAAATGCTGCAGGTGGTTTAGTACCTCCACATTTGATAGTAAAAGGTAAAACAGCTAGATCTCTTCATTCTTTTAATACTGCAAATGCACCATCAGGGTCAAATTGGAGTTTTAGTGAGACAGGTTGGGCAAAGCAAGGAATTGCATTTCTTTGGTTCACTAGTATTTTCTTGCCTAATATAGGTAGAGATAGGCCACAAATTCTCATAGTTGATGGTCACGATTCTCATAACTTTGTTGAGTTATTGTCTGTTGCAATcgaaaataacatttatattgttGAAATGCCAGCGCATTGTTCGCATTGGCTCCAGCCTCTAGATCGCGCAGTATTTGGTCCTCTTAAAACCTATTATAATCAAACATGTCATGAATTAATGAATGAATATCCTGGAGTTACTATTGACAAGTCAACTTTTTGTGGCCTTTTTAAGAAAGCCTGGGATCAAGCTCTCACAGCTGCTAATATTATTTCAGGGTTTCGATCATGTGGCATTTTTCCATACAATCCGTCTGCTGTTCCAAGCACAGCTTACTTGCCTAATTCTGTCTATTCCATACAACAGCTACTTGACTCAAATGATCTGCTTGAATCAAGTCTGCATCCAATCAAACCTGACACTAAAATAACAATATCAGAATATGCAATAGAAGAGGAAGTTAATTTTGAAGtagaattaattaataaacCTGGAAATATGTCTGAATctaaaatagataataatttgataaacCTTGACAATAATTCTTTGATATGGGGTACCCATTTGACTCATGAGCagtttacaacttttaatttctGTATTTAA